In the genome of Bremerella sp. JC817, one region contains:
- the panD gene encoding aspartate 1-decarboxylase, which yields MLRTFLRSKIHRATVTQADLNYVGSITIDSNLLEAAQILPHEQVDVLNVTNGQRLTTYAIPGEAGSGVIGINGAAAHLVNPGDLVIIVCYAQYTDAEIQGHQPRVILVDESNQMTDCIVESASMNSSL from the coding sequence ATGCTCCGTACTTTCCTCCGATCCAAGATTCACCGCGCTACCGTGACTCAGGCCGACCTGAATTACGTCGGTAGTATCACCATCGACTCCAATCTGCTGGAGGCCGCTCAGATTCTGCCCCACGAGCAGGTGGATGTTCTGAATGTCACCAACGGACAGCGGCTGACGACATACGCCATACCGGGGGAAGCGGGCTCAGGCGTGATTGGTATCAACGGGGCAGCAGCCCACCTGGTGAACCCGGGCGATCTGGTGATCATCGTGTGCTATGCCCAGTACACCGATGCCGAAATCCAGGGACATCAGCCCCGCGTAATTCTGGTGGACGAGTCGAATCAAATGACTGACTGCATCGTCGAATCGGCCTCGATGAATTCTTCTCTCTGA